The proteins below are encoded in one region of Candidatus Latescibacter sp.:
- a CDS encoding SH3 domain-containing protein codes for MRSFSAFFLVGAIVIISGCAAIQKQPPPSPPPQKEVYTGPLLVPAEDPIPGVPAEVQFADFWIRKAAEPDAVMLSPAEIETFNRENPARQGVMLDILTMPDTSEGNKIRDYMAANARYLLDARFYVTADIPLEKAERARIAALMDTLGVPDLITIKFGMILRNTMGKLWPTNIPLMSTPGDNEFDRGVASTLDMGEPVALLHVSRDGLWSYVQSSSFGCWVPSEDVAFGDRELIKDLADTSMPVVAIGSRVSVFPSPEGGAAIGSITMGSYLPARSAGNDFCEVLFPCRGPNGELAAKKGYVRNGSDVSLGFLPYTLRNVYQQCFKFFGFRYGWGGMFGDRDCSATIMEVFRCFNIRLPRNSASQAGASPRIVKFDGLDRAARLQALRTVPGGVTLLRMPGHIMIYLGEADGKPYAIHNFWAWREPKPGKVDVTHRAARVAVTDLMLGEGSQRGAFIDRLTNAAIIGR; via the coding sequence ATGAGGTCTTTTTCCGCTTTTTTTCTTGTCGGCGCCATCGTTATCATTTCAGGATGCGCAGCGATTCAAAAGCAGCCGCCGCCATCACCCCCACCGCAAAAGGAAGTATATACCGGCCCGCTGCTCGTTCCGGCGGAAGACCCAATTCCGGGAGTTCCCGCCGAGGTGCAGTTTGCGGACTTCTGGATACGGAAAGCGGCGGAGCCCGATGCAGTCATGCTCTCCCCCGCCGAGATTGAAACGTTCAACCGTGAAAATCCGGCCCGTCAGGGTGTCATGCTCGACATCCTGACCATGCCTGACACGAGCGAGGGGAACAAGATCCGGGATTACATGGCGGCGAACGCCCGATACCTTCTCGATGCCAGATTTTACGTTACCGCGGACATCCCGCTGGAAAAGGCGGAGCGCGCCCGCATCGCCGCCCTCATGGACACCCTGGGAGTGCCTGACCTCATCACCATAAAATTCGGCATGATTCTCCGCAACACCATGGGGAAGCTCTGGCCTACCAATATTCCGCTGATGTCAACACCCGGCGACAACGAATTCGATCGGGGGGTGGCCTCCACTCTCGATATGGGCGAGCCGGTGGCGCTTCTCCATGTCTCAAGGGACGGCCTCTGGTCGTACGTGCAGAGTAGTTCCTTCGGCTGCTGGGTGCCCTCCGAGGATGTGGCTTTCGGCGACCGGGAATTGATAAAAGATCTGGCAGATACTTCCATGCCGGTGGTCGCCATCGGGAGCAGGGTAAGCGTTTTCCCCAGTCCCGAAGGTGGCGCGGCCATCGGATCGATCACCATGGGGAGTTATCTCCCGGCGCGGTCGGCGGGAAACGATTTCTGCGAGGTGCTCTTCCCCTGCCGCGGGCCGAACGGCGAGCTGGCGGCAAAAAAAGGATACGTGCGAAACGGCTCGGATGTTTCGCTCGGATTTCTCCCCTACACCCTGAGGAACGTGTACCAGCAGTGCTTCAAATTCTTCGGCTTCCGGTACGGCTGGGGAGGCATGTTCGGCGACCGGGACTGCTCCGCCACCATCATGGAGGTGTTCCGGTGTTTCAATATCCGCCTCCCGCGGAACAGCGCCAGCCAGGCAGGCGCTTCGCCCCGGATAGTAAAGTTCGACGGCCTTGACCGCGCCGCACGTTTGCAGGCGCTCCGGACAGTACCCGGCGGCGTTACCCTGCTCCGGATGCCCGGACACATCATGATATATCTCGGCGAAGCGGACGGGAAACCCTATGCCATTCACAATTTCTGGGCCTGGCGGGAACCAAAGCCGGGAAAAGTTGACGTGACGCATCGAGCCGCACGGGTGGCGGTTACCGATCTCATGCTCGGCGAAGGCTCCCAGCGGGGGGCGTTCATCGACCGGTTAACCAACGCCGCGATTATCGGAAGATAA
- a CDS encoding uroporphyrinogen decarboxylase family protein: protein MTSRERLLTALHGKIPDRLPATTHHVMPYFLNRYLGGMTSDDFFEKFGLDPVRWVMAHRPDTSRGEYFDPQHGAVGFLETRRVSTDSWRVEAEELEGYEYMTTHYRFVTPGGTLSMTLQSDEYTSWVTERLIKEKADIDVIGEYVTAPKCDVDEVNRQAADFGDRGIIRSHICCFDVFGQPGCWQDACCLVGTEKLILAAFDDPGWVHALLKILRDRKTEYVRSMRGARFDILELGGGSASTTVISPSLFDEFVAPYDAEIISCAHEAGQRVVYHTCGGMMPILEQIADMQPDAMETFTPPEMGGDVILSEAKKRIGDRVCMIGGFDQYHYFKGCAPEETRKAVRRAFTDAGKGGGFILSPSDHFFDADPALIRAFAEEASECRYFQHT from the coding sequence ATGACCTCAAGAGAACGGCTTCTCACCGCCCTTCACGGGAAAATTCCCGATCGTCTTCCGGCGACCACTCACCATGTCATGCCCTATTTTCTCAACCGGTATCTGGGAGGTATGACCAGCGATGATTTCTTCGAGAAATTCGGCCTCGATCCCGTACGGTGGGTGATGGCGCACCGTCCGGATACCTCCCGCGGAGAATATTTTGACCCGCAGCATGGAGCTGTCGGCTTCCTGGAGACCAGGCGTGTTTCGACCGATTCCTGGCGAGTGGAGGCGGAAGAGCTGGAGGGATATGAGTACATGACAACACACTACAGGTTCGTCACTCCCGGGGGGACACTGTCAATGACACTTCAGTCCGATGAGTATACCTCCTGGGTAACCGAGCGCCTGATCAAAGAAAAGGCCGATATCGATGTCATCGGAGAATACGTCACCGCGCCGAAATGTGATGTGGATGAGGTGAACAGGCAGGCCGCAGATTTCGGAGACCGGGGGATCATCCGCAGCCACATCTGCTGTTTCGATGTGTTCGGGCAGCCCGGCTGCTGGCAGGACGCCTGCTGTCTCGTCGGAACCGAGAAGCTGATCCTTGCGGCGTTCGATGACCCCGGATGGGTGCACGCGCTCCTGAAAATCCTCCGTGACCGTAAGACGGAGTATGTTCGCTCAATGCGCGGCGCCCGGTTCGATATCCTTGAGCTTGGCGGCGGGAGCGCTTCTACCACGGTCATCTCACCCAGCCTGTTCGATGAATTCGTTGCCCCTTATGATGCGGAAATCATCTCCTGCGCCCATGAAGCGGGTCAGCGGGTGGTTTACCACACCTGCGGAGGCATGATGCCCATCCTGGAGCAGATTGCGGACATGCAGCCCGACGCCATGGAAACATTCACCCCTCCGGAAATGGGCGGAGACGTTATTCTTTCCGAGGCCAAGAAAAGGATCGGGGACCGGGTCTGCATGATCGGCGGTTTCGACCAGTATCATTATTTCAAAGGCTGCGCCCCGGAAGAAACCCGGAAAGCGGTACGGCGGGCTTTTACGGACGCCGGAAAGGGCGGAGGATTCATCCTTTCCCCCTCGGATCATTTTTTCGATGCCGACCCGGCGCTGATCAGGGCATTTGCAGAAGAAGCATCAGAGTGCAGATATTTTCAACATACATGA
- a CDS encoding RsmE family RNA methyltransferase: protein MQNFFTFPECFIDGMVRLTGEEYHHAARVCRVRVGEMIGVADGRGRRVEARIETITGSYLEARATRDVSGRGEPSREITLALSLIKPARFEIAVEKCTEFGVRRFIPLAVQRCEYSPARFNSVRLARIALEAAKQSGRSWLPDIAPVSGIEVLSRPGHALLVASQKAQESLEDVLSHVTADKLILAVGPEGDFTPEEIASLGAQGALFFSLGGLTLRAETAAIAAVALCGVNKKNV, encoded by the coding sequence ATGCAGAACTTCTTTACATTCCCCGAGTGTTTTATCGACGGCATGGTCAGGCTGACCGGGGAGGAATATCACCACGCCGCCAGGGTCTGCCGGGTGCGGGTGGGCGAGATGATCGGGGTCGCCGACGGCCGCGGCAGAAGGGTCGAGGCCCGCATCGAAACGATCACCGGCTCTTACCTCGAAGCCCGGGCGACCCGCGACGTCAGCGGGCGGGGCGAGCCGTCGAGGGAAATAACCCTTGCGCTCTCCCTCATCAAACCGGCCCGGTTCGAAATTGCGGTCGAGAAATGCACCGAGTTTGGGGTGCGCCGTTTCATTCCGCTCGCTGTACAGCGCTGTGAATATTCACCCGCACGGTTCAACAGCGTCCGTCTCGCCCGCATCGCCCTTGAAGCGGCAAAACAGTCCGGAAGGTCCTGGCTGCCGGATATCGCTCCTGTCTCTGGTATTGAAGTGCTGTCCAGGCCGGGGCATGCCCTCCTCGTCGCATCCCAGAAAGCGCAGGAAAGCCTTGAGGATGTATTGAGCCATGTAACTGCGGATAAACTCATCCTTGCAGTCGGCCCGGAAGGGGATTTCACTCCCGAAGAGATCGCCTCCCTCGGCGCTCAGGGGGCATTGTTTTTCTCGCTCGGAGGGCTGACTCTCCGGGCGGAGACTGCCGCTATTGCGGCGGTGGCGCTGTGTGGGGTGAATAAAAAGAATGTCTGA
- a CDS encoding SGNH/GDSL hydrolase family protein produces the protein MPLLLRLLTIALLFFPLINAAAPLHADRIDPRRSTADPDGKTVWYDCKLLTVEGKGWENTESFWDRLPAKAKDTAPSSVWNLSHHSAGMCVRFTTDSPSMQVRWSLLNAELAMPHMPATGVSGVDLYFRDKAGKWRFLGNGRPKEVTNTAPFSLTPGGEYILYLPLYNGVKSVEIGIPQDKTISTPKPSARERHKPIVFYGTSITQGGCASRPGMAATSIVGRELDVPVINLGFSGSGRMEPEMADLLAELDPSVYVLDCLPNMTPDMVKERLEPFVRKLRSAHPVTPILLAEDPSVRNVTPTEKGRIARAVYEKLTKDGMKNLSFLSNDGMLGDDFDGTVDGTHPNDLGMIRQAAVFIKALAPIVRPSE, from the coding sequence ATGCCTCTCCTCCTCCGCCTCCTCACGATCGCCCTCCTGTTTTTCCCCCTCATCAACGCGGCGGCCCCGCTCCACGCCGACCGGATCGACCCGCGCCGCAGCACAGCGGACCCGGACGGCAAGACCGTATGGTATGACTGCAAACTGCTAACGGTCGAGGGAAAAGGGTGGGAGAACACCGAGTCTTTCTGGGATCGTCTTCCGGCGAAAGCCAAAGACACCGCACCTTCCTCGGTGTGGAACCTGAGCCACCATTCCGCCGGAATGTGCGTCCGCTTTACCACCGATTCACCGTCCATGCAGGTGCGCTGGAGTCTACTGAATGCCGAACTTGCCATGCCCCATATGCCGGCCACGGGGGTCAGCGGCGTTGACCTATATTTCAGGGACAAGGCGGGGAAGTGGCGTTTCCTGGGAAACGGCCGTCCAAAGGAGGTCACGAATACCGCGCCGTTCAGCCTCACGCCGGGCGGAGAGTATATCCTGTACCTGCCTCTTTACAACGGCGTGAAGTCGGTGGAGATCGGAATCCCCCAGGACAAGACCATCTCGACGCCGAAACCGTCCGCCCGTGAGCGCCATAAGCCGATCGTGTTTTACGGCACCTCCATCACACAGGGAGGGTGCGCCTCCCGCCCCGGCATGGCCGCCACTTCGATTGTCGGCAGGGAGCTCGATGTCCCCGTCATCAACCTGGGATTTTCCGGAAGCGGCAGGATGGAGCCGGAAATGGCCGATCTGCTCGCTGAGCTCGACCCGTCCGTCTATGTCCTCGACTGCTTGCCGAACATGACTCCCGACATGGTGAAGGAGCGCCTCGAGCCGTTCGTGCGGAAACTTCGCAGCGCGCATCCGGTCACCCCGATTCTCCTCGCCGAGGATCCAAGCGTCCGGAATGTCACCCCGACCGAGAAAGGGCGCATCGCCCGCGCCGTGTACGAGAAATTGACAAAGGACGGAATGAAGAACCTCTCGTTCCTGTCGAACGATGGGATGCTGGGAGATGACTTCGATGGCACGGTCGATGGCACTCATCCCAACGATCTGGGCATGATTCGTCAGGCGGCGGTATTTATTAAAGCGTTGGCGCCAATCGTACGGCCATCGGAATAG